A window from Pseudomonas frederiksbergensis encodes these proteins:
- a CDS encoding glycosyltransferase yields the protein MKPAPLVTIAIPAFKPQFFQTALQSALNQTYANLEVIVCDDSCGNEIREIVDACEVPVSIRLRYVRNPQRLGFQANLMACAQEASGDYLKLLCDDDQLLPECITQQIVGFIDHEDVNLVTGQRQFYDGDYILLSDRVENCCFSTGVTLFKGEDLLGILESSLVNFLTGLSGALLRTRHALEYLPALTQIGEGFIACLDFALFACLLRRGNLVVVGQVLSLERLHPARLSDQTPVKAAVMTELDWLKQMLALRSGEPAPAPGWVRYLALADATEGHAYAWEETALGRQLGFIQTMVHTRVGVKSDSFVDMYREWLSCRRLKPAQQRLLDARLQGWSWRPRIVPIVLDSEGDVPALEETLKSIRHQTYAAEHVVVLSQLQHAPFDGVRHIRLDDEPVAQFNRLLAQLDNADWIYLVRAGDRLNELALLLLAERMVEMPDVRCLYSDEGGLRDDVSVEPVFKPDFNLDLMRSYPYVGRVLALQRQRMIELGGMQHGFGELGVHDLVWRLVESNGPHAIGHIAEVLVESALCLSQWLTQPQIIEQNPRVLAAHLQRLGAPHRIRPGNQPMINRVDYLHDEPAMVSIVIATRDELGSLERCVESLLEKTACQRYEVLIVDNGSTAVDACNWLSAMEQMGSDKLRVLHCDHGDNLAAVQNFAAGHARGDYLLFLSPYSIVVSPDWLDELLNHAQRPEVGVVGGRLVSPQGRIEGTAQVLGLRGAVGVPNRGELLNTSGYMQRQQTVQNFSAVGIDCLLVRKKVFDDLHGLDEQNLAQALNGADFCLRVKQSGYLVVWTPYAELMRVVPSSAFIPAPRVLQAEQKSFYQRWLPVIARDPAYNPNLSLGTSNFSLEPGFKDGWDPFSRQLLPKILAIPINTTAVGHYRVAQPFRELEAAGRVVGHLSYHTPTDIDLERCSPDVIVLQGRYSQNAVDEVERVKNCSHALRIFELDDYVIDVPKKNAHLRKAEVGVDKIVRRGIGLCDRVVVSTQPLADALRDMHHDIRVVPNMLAPHLWTGLTSQRRTSRKPRVGWGGGTSHDGDLAIIADVVRLLANEVEWVFFGMCPPALRPFVHEFHPSIGLEAYPAKLASLNLDLALAPLEFHIFNDCKSNLRLLEYGACGYPVICTDTEAYRGYLPCTKVVSNSTEEWLEAIRMHLSDPDASYRMGDALREEVLRDYMLKGNNLNYWDEGWLPD from the coding sequence GTGAAACCAGCTCCTCTTGTCACCATCGCCATCCCCGCCTTCAAACCGCAGTTCTTCCAGACGGCACTGCAAAGCGCGCTGAATCAGACCTACGCCAATCTTGAAGTAATCGTCTGCGATGACAGTTGTGGCAACGAGATCCGTGAGATCGTCGATGCCTGCGAGGTGCCTGTCTCGATTCGCCTGCGCTATGTGCGCAATCCGCAGCGCCTGGGTTTTCAGGCCAACCTCATGGCCTGTGCGCAAGAGGCCAGCGGTGACTATCTGAAGTTACTGTGCGACGACGACCAGCTACTCCCTGAATGCATCACTCAGCAGATCGTCGGCTTCATCGACCACGAAGACGTCAACCTGGTGACCGGCCAGCGGCAGTTTTACGACGGTGATTACATCCTGCTTTCTGACCGTGTGGAAAATTGCTGTTTTTCCACGGGAGTCACCTTGTTCAAGGGTGAGGATCTGCTGGGCATTCTGGAAAGCAGTCTGGTCAATTTTCTCACTGGCCTCAGCGGGGCGTTGTTGCGAACCCGGCATGCGCTGGAATATTTGCCGGCCCTGACTCAGATTGGCGAAGGCTTTATCGCGTGTCTGGACTTCGCCTTGTTTGCCTGCCTGCTACGGCGTGGCAATCTGGTGGTGGTGGGTCAGGTGTTGAGCCTTGAGCGTTTGCATCCGGCGCGGCTGAGCGATCAGACACCAGTCAAGGCTGCGGTAATGACCGAACTCGACTGGCTCAAGCAAATGCTTGCCTTGCGCAGTGGTGAGCCGGCGCCTGCGCCGGGCTGGGTACGTTATCTGGCACTGGCCGATGCGACTGAGGGGCACGCCTATGCCTGGGAAGAAACCGCGCTGGGACGGCAACTGGGCTTCATTCAAACGATGGTGCACACCCGGGTAGGCGTCAAGAGCGACAGCTTTGTCGACATGTACCGGGAATGGCTGTCGTGCCGTCGTTTGAAACCGGCCCAGCAACGTTTGCTCGACGCCCGTTTGCAGGGTTGGAGCTGGCGTCCGCGCATCGTGCCGATTGTTCTCGACAGCGAAGGCGATGTTCCGGCGCTGGAAGAGACGCTCAAGAGCATTCGTCATCAGACCTACGCCGCCGAGCACGTGGTAGTGCTGTCCCAATTACAGCACGCGCCATTCGACGGTGTGCGTCATATACGTCTGGATGATGAACCGGTTGCCCAGTTCAATCGCCTGCTGGCCCAGTTGGATAACGCAGACTGGATCTATCTGGTTCGCGCGGGCGATCGCTTGAATGAACTGGCTTTACTGTTACTGGCAGAGCGCATGGTGGAAATGCCTGACGTGCGCTGCCTCTACAGTGACGAGGGCGGATTGCGTGATGACGTCTCGGTCGAGCCGGTGTTCAAGCCCGACTTCAACCTGGATCTGATGCGCAGCTATCCCTATGTCGGCCGCGTGCTGGCCCTGCAGCGGCAGCGGATGATCGAGCTGGGTGGCATGCAACACGGTTTTGGCGAGCTGGGTGTGCATGATCTGGTCTGGCGACTGGTGGAGAGTAACGGGCCACATGCGATTGGGCACATCGCTGAAGTTCTCGTGGAATCTGCTCTGTGTCTCTCCCAGTGGCTCACGCAGCCGCAGATTATCGAGCAGAACCCTCGCGTGCTGGCCGCGCACCTGCAGCGGCTCGGTGCACCACACCGGATTCGCCCTGGCAATCAGCCGATGATCAATCGTGTGGACTACCTGCATGATGAGCCGGCCATGGTTTCGATCGTCATTGCGACCCGCGATGAATTGGGTTCCCTGGAGCGTTGCGTCGAAAGTCTGTTGGAGAAAACCGCCTGCCAACGCTATGAAGTTCTCATTGTCGACAACGGCAGTACTGCCGTTGATGCCTGCAACTGGCTGTCGGCCATGGAGCAAATGGGCAGTGACAAACTTCGGGTGTTGCACTGTGATCATGGTGACAATCTGGCTGCAGTGCAGAACTTCGCTGCCGGCCACGCCCGTGGCGACTATCTGTTGTTTCTCAGTCCCTACAGTATCGTTGTGAGCCCTGATTGGCTCGACGAGTTGCTCAATCACGCTCAGCGTCCGGAAGTCGGAGTGGTCGGCGGTCGGCTGGTGAGTCCGCAAGGGCGTATCGAGGGCACGGCCCAGGTACTGGGGTTGCGGGGGGCGGTCGGTGTTCCCAATCGTGGTGAGTTGCTCAACACGTCCGGTTACATGCAGCGCCAGCAGACCGTACAGAATTTCAGTGCCGTGGGCATCGATTGCCTGCTTGTGCGCAAGAAGGTTTTTGATGATCTGCACGGCCTGGACGAGCAGAATCTGGCGCAAGCACTCAATGGCGCTGACTTTTGCCTGCGTGTGAAGCAAAGCGGATACCTGGTGGTGTGGACTCCCTACGCCGAATTGATGCGAGTGGTTCCATCCTCTGCCTTCATTCCCGCTCCCAGGGTGTTGCAGGCCGAGCAGAAAAGCTTTTACCAGCGATGGTTGCCAGTGATAGCCAGGGATCCGGCCTACAACCCTAATCTGAGTCTGGGCACCAGCAACTTCAGTTTGGAGCCGGGATTCAAGGATGGCTGGGACCCGTTCTCGCGTCAGCTTTTGCCCAAGATTCTGGCGATTCCAATCAATACCACCGCAGTGGGCCATTACCGGGTTGCCCAGCCGTTCCGTGAGTTGGAGGCGGCCGGGCGCGTGGTGGGGCATCTGAGTTATCACACGCCGACAGACATTGACCTGGAACGGTGCTCCCCCGACGTGATCGTGCTGCAGGGCCGCTATAGCCAGAATGCGGTCGATGAGGTTGAGCGAGTCAAAAACTGCTCGCACGCTTTGCGCATCTTTGAACTTGACGATTATGTGATTGATGTCCCGAAGAAGAACGCGCACCTGCGCAAGGCTGAGGTCGGGGTCGATAAAATAGTGCGCCGTGGCATAGGGCTGTGTGACCGGGTTGTGGTCTCGACCCAGCCCTTGGCCGACGCTTTGCGGGACATGCATCACGATATCCGGGTGGTCCCGAACATGCTTGCGCCGCATCTCTGGACCGGGCTCACCAGTCAGCGCCGCACCTCTCGCAAGCCTCGCGTGGGTTGGGGTGGCGGGACGAGTCATGATGGAGACCTGGCGATCATTGCGGACGTGGTACGCCTGCTTGCCAACGAAGTCGAATGGGTGTTCTTCGGCATGTGTCCGCCGGCTTTGCGTCCATTTGTCCATGAGTTCCATCCCAGCATCGGCCTGGAGGCCTATCCGGCCAAACTGGCCAGCCTGAACCTCGATCTGGCCTTGGCACCGCTGGAGTTCCACATCTTCAACGACTGCAAGAGCAACCTGCGTCTGTTGGAGTACGGCGCCTGCGGTTACCCGGTGATTTGCACCGACACTGAAGCCTATCGCGGCTATCTGCCCTGCACCAAGGTCGTGAGCAACAGCACCGAGGAATGGCTCGAGGCAATCCGCATGCACCTGTCCGACCCTGATGCGAGCTATCGCATGGGCGATGCGCTGCGTGAGGAAGTGCTGCGCGATTACATGCTCAAGGGCAACAATCTCAACTACTGGGACGAGGGCTGGTTGCCTGACTGA